From Alienimonas californiensis, a single genomic window includes:
- the pyrF gene encoding orotidine-5'-phosphate decarboxylase: MASLHHFSDRLHAAIRAKGTPALVGIDPRLKSLPAPVRDAATGPTELDRAADAFERFGKGLIDAVADLVPAVKPQSAFFEELGPPGVAALSRIIVHARAAGLIVVLDAKRGDIGSTAGAYARGLLGGAEPERPDLADALTVNPFLGADTLEPFVSVAKERGAGLYVLCKTSNPGSGAFQGVTQDGRSVTQRVAAEIDRLSQETVGEGGYGIVGAVVGATYPAELAELRAAMPSAPLLVPGYGSQGGTAADVAGAFDGAGLGALVNSSRAVNFAFAAEPYAAEFGPTRWQQASAAAARAMVDDLKAATS, translated from the coding sequence ATGGCTTCCCTCCACCACTTCTCCGACCGTCTGCACGCCGCAATTCGGGCGAAGGGCACCCCCGCCCTCGTCGGCATCGACCCGCGGCTCAAGTCCCTACCGGCCCCCGTGCGCGACGCCGCCACGGGACCGACCGAACTCGACCGGGCCGCCGACGCCTTCGAGCGGTTCGGCAAGGGCCTGATCGACGCCGTCGCCGATCTCGTCCCAGCCGTCAAACCGCAGAGCGCCTTCTTCGAGGAACTCGGCCCCCCCGGCGTCGCGGCCCTCTCCCGCATCATCGTCCACGCGCGGGCCGCGGGACTGATCGTCGTCCTCGACGCCAAACGCGGCGACATCGGCAGCACCGCCGGAGCTTACGCCCGCGGCCTGCTCGGCGGGGCGGAGCCGGAACGGCCGGATCTGGCAGACGCCCTCACCGTCAACCCGTTCCTCGGGGCGGATACGCTCGAACCGTTCGTGAGCGTGGCGAAGGAACGCGGCGCCGGGCTGTACGTGCTGTGCAAAACGTCGAACCCCGGCAGCGGCGCCTTTCAGGGGGTGACGCAGGACGGGCGAAGCGTCACGCAGCGAGTCGCCGCGGAGATCGATCGGCTCTCGCAGGAAACCGTCGGCGAAGGCGGCTACGGGATCGTCGGGGCCGTCGTCGGGGCGACCTATCCGGCGGAACTGGCGGAACTGCGGGCGGCGATGCCGTCGGCTCCGCTGCTGGTGCCGGGGTACGGCAGCCAGGGCGGCACCGCCGCGGACGTCGCCGGCGCCTTCGACGGCGCCGGGCTGGGGGCCCTGGTAAACAGCAGTCGGGCGGTGAACTTCGCCTTCGCCGCGGAGCCGTATGCCGCCGAGTTCGGCCCGACCCGCTGGCAGCAGGCGAGTGCCGCCGCCGCCCGGGCGATGGTGGACGATCTCAAAGCGGCGACCTCATGA
- a CDS encoding rhodanese-like domain-containing protein has translation MADKQHAPRFVAICEAASARVPHTTKEAVKARLDAGEAVPLVDVREESEYAAGHLPGATHLSKGVIERDIEKTFPDPDAELILYCGGGYRSALAADNLRTMGYTNAISLDGGWRHWTDAGLPTEG, from the coding sequence ATGGCTGACAAGCAGCACGCCCCCCGGTTCGTCGCCATTTGCGAGGCGGCCTCCGCCCGGGTGCCGCACACGACCAAGGAGGCGGTGAAGGCCCGCCTCGACGCCGGCGAGGCCGTCCCGCTGGTCGACGTGCGGGAGGAAAGCGAATACGCCGCCGGCCATCTGCCGGGGGCGACGCACCTGTCCAAGGGCGTGATCGAACGGGATATCGAGAAGACGTTCCCGGACCCGGACGCCGAATTGATCCTGTACTGCGGCGGCGGCTACCGCAGCGCCCTGGCGGCGGACAACCTGCGGACGATGGGCTACACGAACGCAATCAGCCTCGACGGCGGCTGGCGCCACTGGACCGACGCCGGCCTGCCGACCGAGGGCTGA
- a CDS encoding YncE family protein, which produces MTDQSADLLKPPETLREGVEIAATPPTVDFLYYPGQNYEGKPWSNWGDGLAVGGKYYSAIGDHLAIGSKGDGGHGTGTAFVFEYDPETKSLRKLADTSKVLDLPKGHYTPGKIHGRIDLGRDGNLYYATHRGSKNATTDEYHYRGDWILRTNAQTGESEALAHGPVPKHAIPNSVLDPERLIFYGGTAAGLNSEDEGDRFFAYDVAKEKLLCDVPDGPARYMIFARSTGRVYFVPGKEDGALMRFDPAVDQRPIKVEGTHIGVRAATRETDGGHVYTVSLGQRSDEATVWSFNTRTEETRRIGTASVGSEAYVAAMAVGAEGRYLYYVPGAHGGSFRDGTPVVQFDVQTGKKKVLAFLEPFYTNKYGLTLKGTYSTAVSEDGEKLYITWNVSRGSRAWDCCGLTVVHIPESERRP; this is translated from the coding sequence GTGACGGATCAGTCCGCCGACCTTTTAAAACCGCCTGAGACGCTCCGCGAGGGCGTGGAAATCGCCGCGACGCCGCCGACGGTCGATTTCCTTTACTACCCCGGGCAGAACTACGAGGGAAAGCCTTGGTCCAACTGGGGCGACGGCCTGGCCGTCGGCGGCAAGTATTACTCGGCGATTGGGGACCATCTGGCGATCGGCAGCAAAGGCGACGGCGGACATGGCACGGGCACGGCGTTCGTCTTTGAATATGACCCCGAGACGAAGTCGCTGCGAAAGCTGGCCGACACGTCGAAAGTTCTGGACCTTCCCAAAGGTCATTACACCCCCGGCAAGATTCACGGCCGCATCGACCTCGGCCGGGACGGGAACCTTTATTACGCGACGCACCGGGGCTCGAAAAACGCGACGACCGATGAATACCACTACAGGGGGGACTGGATCCTGCGGACGAACGCTCAAACCGGCGAGTCGGAGGCGCTGGCGCACGGCCCGGTTCCCAAACACGCGATCCCGAACAGCGTTCTCGACCCTGAACGACTGATTTTTTACGGAGGAACCGCGGCCGGCCTCAACAGCGAAGACGAAGGGGATCGATTTTTTGCCTACGACGTGGCGAAAGAGAAATTGCTGTGCGACGTGCCGGACGGGCCGGCCCGATACATGATCTTCGCCCGCTCGACCGGCCGCGTATATTTCGTGCCGGGCAAGGAGGACGGTGCCCTGATGCGCTTCGATCCCGCCGTCGATCAGCGGCCCATAAAAGTGGAGGGCACCCACATCGGCGTTCGCGCCGCGACCCGGGAGACGGACGGCGGTCACGTCTACACCGTCTCGCTCGGGCAGCGGTCCGACGAGGCGACGGTCTGGTCGTTCAACACACGAACCGAGGAGACCAGGAGGATCGGTACGGCGTCTGTCGGCTCGGAGGCCTACGTCGCGGCGATGGCCGTCGGCGCCGAGGGCCGCTACCTGTATTACGTCCCCGGCGCCCACGGGGGCAGTTTTCGCGACGGCACGCCGGTGGTGCAGTTCGACGTCCAGACCGGCAAGAAGAAGGTCCTCGCCTTCCTCGAGCCGTTCTATACGAACAAGTACGGCCTCACCCTGAAAGGGACCTATAGCACAGCGGTGTCGGAAGACGGCGAGAAGCTCTATATCACCTGGAATGTCAGTCGCGGCAGTCGGGCGTGGGACTGCTGCGGCCTGACGGTCGTCCATATCCCGGAATCGGAGCGTCGGCCGTAG
- a CDS encoding alpha/beta fold hydrolase: protein MPLIELPNRPTPLFVRDAGHGPPVLLIHGWPHDRRVWDGLADALSDGHRVIVPDLPGFGYSPPRFEGELAETPPLTMEELADDLAALLDALGVTEPVTVGGVSMGGYAALAFAERFPDRLAALLLFDTKATADSDAARQKRSGIVDRVVAEGTDFLIEDCPGQQLSAHSLNERPEVVERLRAMVETATPAGIVGAQRGMAARAERTDLCGRIEAPTLVLGGAEDTFTSPGELRALADSFPRGQYAEFPACGHLPPLEDPEAAAEAVLRFLDDPTATSDPPPAP, encoded by the coding sequence ATGCCCCTGATCGAACTTCCCAACCGTCCGACCCCGCTGTTCGTCCGCGACGCCGGGCACGGCCCGCCCGTGCTGCTGATTCACGGCTGGCCGCACGACCGCCGGGTCTGGGACGGGTTGGCGGACGCCCTGAGCGACGGCCACCGCGTGATCGTGCCGGACCTGCCGGGCTTCGGCTACAGCCCGCCGCGGTTCGAAGGCGAACTCGCCGAGACCCCGCCGCTGACGATGGAGGAACTGGCGGACGACCTCGCCGCCCTGCTGGACGCCCTCGGCGTGACGGAGCCGGTGACGGTCGGCGGGGTGTCGATGGGCGGCTACGCGGCCCTGGCGTTCGCTGAGCGATTCCCCGACAGGCTGGCCGCCCTGCTGCTGTTCGACACGAAGGCCACCGCCGACAGCGACGCCGCCCGGCAGAAGCGGAGCGGAATCGTGGATCGCGTGGTGGCCGAGGGCACGGACTTTCTGATCGAGGACTGCCCCGGGCAGCAGCTTTCTGCGCATTCCCTCAACGAGCGGCCGGAGGTGGTCGAACGGCTGCGGGCGATGGTCGAAACCGCGACCCCCGCCGGGATCGTGGGGGCGCAGCGGGGGATGGCGGCGCGGGCGGAGCGCACCGACTTGTGCGGACGGATCGAAGCGCCGACGCTGGTCCTCGGCGGGGCCGAGGATACGTTCACCTCCCCCGGGGAGCTGCGGGCGCTCGCGGACTCGTTCCCGCGGGGTCAGTACGCGGAGTTCCCCGCCTGCGGCCATCTCCCGCCGCTGGAGGATCCCGAGGCCGCCGCCGAAGCGGTCCTCCGATTCCTCGACGACCCCACCGCGACCTCCGACCCGCCCCCGGCGCCATGA
- a CDS encoding DoxX family protein: protein MTAPADKPLHGNRASTDVGLLLLRVAVGLDLAYHGSQKLWGWPNGGWFTTDPKTGEIPQSAQLAPTMEARIDGLAGFLGNGLGLPYPHVLAWTAAITEFAGGLLVALGLLCRFGALGLAIAMGVAAFMVHRAAWDVRAGGMEFPAILMCAAVALVFTGPGRFSLDGLLFGRKKAKTP, encoded by the coding sequence ATGACCGCTCCCGCCGACAAGCCGCTCCACGGCAATCGCGCCTCCACCGACGTTGGCCTGCTGCTCCTGCGGGTCGCGGTGGGGCTGGACCTCGCCTACCACGGCTCCCAGAAGCTTTGGGGCTGGCCCAACGGCGGGTGGTTCACGACCGATCCGAAGACCGGCGAGATCCCGCAGTCCGCCCAACTGGCGCCCACGATGGAGGCTCGAATCGACGGCCTCGCCGGGTTCCTCGGCAACGGGCTCGGGCTGCCGTACCCACACGTCCTCGCCTGGACGGCGGCGATCACGGAGTTCGCTGGCGGCCTGCTGGTGGCCCTCGGGCTGCTCTGCCGGTTCGGGGCGCTGGGGCTGGCGATTGCGATGGGCGTCGCCGCGTTCATGGTTCACCGGGCCGCCTGGGACGTGCGGGCCGGCGGGATGGAGTTCCCCGCGATCCTGATGTGCGCTGCCGTGGCCCTGGTGTTCACCGGGCCGGGCCGCTTCAGCCTCGACGGGCTGCTGTTCGGCCGTAAGAAGGCCAAGACCCCCTGA
- a CDS encoding tetratricopeptide repeat protein, with the protein MAADAYAPCPYCLGTGRKRKFCRCTAVEADMAAIGKLRERGQTAKALEKLADLDEKHPHTPAVASTRATLLVNDGQPGRAVEILEAGLAEDPTNALMLALHASASLAARGFAASRQPIWRAFRKSVQFYPDLVSGMAAAAANDLYNRRRYPAAREHLACALRFATQERKQNLFMRLMEFDGNAEIPYPLRSVHPLKDVQGEGEAAENAAKARRIAESGCYGAAADRYAAAASDLPGNAAVRANVGYCRAFDGDHKAASGALRKAAEAESNFELAAEHEAIAQLLALTEEGGTVDLKERVYIPENVARLLSDLDDHPRFHRLPADPDPDDVPPDAVYELLDRPLPESSEGLTADNVPNVVGELSIFAQAPEGAGVEGPRAALSTFEGEEWEAATALLDEIALPIAPDGEQPTDDEDGRYGLPREMWGLRWRWAFPNGVSLRRRRELESEEWNRRITETWPETPLEALGGKTPNEAKGDETLAKPLAGALYVLDAVCDRGRYELDLNALREQFGLPQIELVEAPADAVLNSYSILQLQRADLAKLDDRQLLTALNRILLVHPSRLLRAALTEALGRESLKGQFDRQRAYHTLGELARDRYDYAEAFEWLEKGRDEAQQGENAFEAVFRWETRELALRLETPDDPALMPLIERLDRYYGPKLPQFRPYLLQILAAHEVTPPRSLGSAAASDASAEPGDPDGGTTSPGGVWTPDAAAAGGASKKLWVPGS; encoded by the coding sequence ATGGCCGCCGACGCCTATGCCCCCTGTCCCTACTGCCTGGGGACGGGTCGTAAGAGAAAGTTCTGCCGCTGCACCGCGGTCGAAGCCGACATGGCCGCGATCGGCAAGCTGCGCGAACGCGGTCAGACCGCCAAAGCGCTGGAGAAGCTGGCCGACCTCGACGAGAAACACCCTCACACCCCCGCGGTCGCTTCGACCCGGGCCACCCTGCTGGTCAACGACGGCCAGCCGGGGCGGGCGGTCGAGATTCTCGAGGCCGGCCTCGCCGAAGACCCGACGAACGCCCTGATGCTGGCCCTGCACGCCTCGGCGAGCCTGGCCGCCAGGGGATTCGCCGCGAGCCGCCAGCCGATCTGGCGTGCGTTCCGCAAGAGCGTGCAGTTCTACCCGGACCTCGTCAGCGGCATGGCCGCGGCGGCCGCGAACGATCTGTACAACCGCCGCCGCTACCCCGCCGCCCGCGAACACCTCGCCTGCGCCCTACGATTCGCCACGCAGGAGCGCAAGCAGAACCTGTTCATGCGGCTAATGGAGTTCGACGGGAACGCCGAGATTCCCTACCCCCTTCGCAGCGTGCACCCGCTGAAGGACGTGCAGGGCGAGGGGGAAGCCGCCGAGAACGCCGCCAAGGCCCGCCGCATCGCTGAGAGCGGCTGCTACGGCGCCGCCGCCGACCGCTACGCCGCCGCGGCCTCCGACCTGCCGGGCAACGCCGCGGTCCGTGCGAACGTCGGCTACTGCCGGGCCTTCGACGGCGATCATAAAGCCGCCTCCGGCGCCCTCCGCAAGGCGGCGGAGGCGGAGTCGAACTTCGAACTTGCCGCCGAGCACGAAGCGATCGCCCAGCTCCTCGCCCTCACCGAGGAGGGCGGCACGGTCGACCTGAAGGAGCGGGTCTACATTCCGGAGAACGTCGCCAGACTGCTGAGCGACCTCGACGATCACCCCCGGTTCCACCGCCTCCCCGCCGACCCGGACCCGGACGACGTCCCGCCGGACGCGGTCTATGAGTTGCTGGACCGCCCCCTGCCGGAGTCGTCCGAGGGGCTGACGGCCGACAATGTGCCGAACGTCGTGGGGGAGCTGTCGATCTTCGCGCAGGCCCCCGAGGGGGCCGGCGTCGAGGGGCCGCGGGCGGCGCTGTCGACCTTCGAAGGCGAGGAGTGGGAGGCCGCGACCGCTCTGCTGGACGAGATCGCCCTGCCGATCGCCCCGGACGGCGAGCAGCCCACCGACGACGAGGACGGCCGCTACGGCCTGCCCCGCGAGATGTGGGGGCTCCGCTGGCGCTGGGCGTTCCCGAACGGCGTGTCGCTGCGTCGGCGGCGGGAGTTGGAAAGCGAGGAGTGGAACCGCCGCATCACCGAGACGTGGCCGGAGACCCCGCTGGAGGCCCTCGGCGGCAAAACGCCGAACGAGGCGAAGGGCGACGAGACCCTCGCCAAGCCGCTGGCCGGCGCCCTCTACGTCCTGGACGCCGTCTGCGACCGCGGCCGCTACGAGCTGGATCTGAATGCCCTCCGGGAGCAGTTCGGCCTGCCGCAGATCGAGCTGGTCGAAGCCCCCGCCGACGCGGTGCTGAACTCCTATTCGATCCTGCAACTCCAGCGGGCGGACCTCGCCAAGCTGGACGATCGCCAGCTGTTGACCGCCCTCAACCGCATCCTGCTGGTTCACCCGTCCCGCCTGCTGCGGGCGGCGCTGACGGAGGCGCTCGGCCGCGAGTCGCTGAAGGGGCAGTTCGATCGGCAGCGGGCCTACCACACGCTCGGCGAGTTGGCCCGCGACCGCTACGACTATGCGGAGGCGTTCGAGTGGCTGGAAAAGGGCCGTGACGAGGCGCAGCAGGGGGAGAACGCCTTCGAGGCCGTGTTCCGCTGGGAGACCCGCGAATTGGCCCTGCGGCTGGAGACGCCGGACGACCCGGCCCTCATGCCGCTGATCGAGCGCCTCGATCGCTATTACGGGCCGAAGCTGCCGCAGTTCCGGCCGTACCTGCTGCAGATTCTCGCTGCCCACGAAGTGACGCCGCCGCGCTCCCTCGGCTCCGCCGCGGCCAGCGATGCCTCGGCCGAACCGGGCGATCCGGACGGCGGGACCACCTCGCCCGGCGGGGTCTGGACGCCGGACGCCGCCGCGGCGGGCGGCGCTTCGAAGAAGCTCTGGGTGCCCGGCAGCTGA
- a CDS encoding SulP family inorganic anion transporter: MLQFFRQRQRSIKDDTLSGLTVALALVPEAVAFAFLAGVEPIIALYSAFFLCLGAAVLGGRPGMISGATGAMAVVVIGLVRIHGIEYLFPTVILCGLIQIAVGAARLGLLIRIVPHSVMLGFVNGLAIVILLAQFGSFQTVNAAGEMVLLRGPAMGIMLGLIGLTMLIIWGLPKLTRAVPSSLAAILTVSLVAAGLNQWADRGLVAEGQSNVVPTVGDMLATNKKAFEANKARVLLEEEREADADAELDPALVQAAVASALTAVDEDPNSRSIAGGLPRLFFLEWELPPVSWETLWIILPFSLTLAGVGLIESLMTLALIDEITETRGQSNRECFGQGASNVVCGLFGGMGGCAMIGQSLINVNSGGRGRLSGIVAAGALLAFVLFLAPWIQMIPMPALVGVMFMVVIGTFEWASLKMFRRMPTIDVFVMLLVAGYTVVMHDLASAVVLGVIVSALAFAWTHATHLGADIKLNEHGSKIYQLHGPLFFASVASFKELFSPREDPDDVVVDFYYTRVYDQSGLEAINSLAEKYTALGKRLHLTHLSPECRKLLDRAGELVEVNVSEDPQYHVATDRFSRLGK, translated from the coding sequence ATGCTCCAGTTTTTTCGTCAGCGCCAGCGCAGCATCAAGGACGACACTCTTTCCGGTCTGACCGTCGCCCTGGCGTTGGTCCCGGAGGCGGTCGCATTCGCCTTCCTGGCGGGGGTGGAACCGATTATCGCCCTGTATTCCGCCTTCTTCCTCTGCCTCGGGGCGGCGGTGTTGGGCGGGCGGCCGGGGATGATCTCCGGGGCGACCGGGGCGATGGCGGTGGTCGTGATCGGCTTGGTGCGGATTCACGGGATCGAGTACCTGTTTCCGACCGTGATTCTCTGCGGGTTGATCCAGATCGCGGTGGGGGCGGCGCGGCTGGGATTGCTCATCCGCATCGTGCCGCACTCGGTGATGCTGGGGTTCGTGAACGGGCTGGCGATCGTCATTCTGCTCGCCCAGTTCGGCAGTTTTCAGACGGTGAACGCCGCTGGAGAGATGGTCCTCCTCCGCGGGCCGGCGATGGGGATCATGCTGGGGCTGATCGGCCTGACGATGCTGATCATCTGGGGGCTGCCGAAGCTGACCCGGGCGGTGCCCTCGTCGCTGGCGGCGATCCTGACGGTCTCCCTCGTCGCGGCCGGCCTGAACCAGTGGGCGGACCGCGGGTTGGTCGCGGAGGGGCAGTCCAACGTCGTGCCCACGGTCGGCGACATGCTGGCGACGAACAAAAAGGCGTTCGAGGCGAACAAGGCCCGCGTGCTGCTTGAAGAGGAACGCGAGGCCGACGCCGACGCGGAACTCGACCCGGCGTTGGTGCAGGCGGCGGTCGCCTCCGCTCTGACGGCGGTGGACGAGGACCCGAACAGCCGCAGCATCGCCGGCGGGCTGCCGCGGCTGTTCTTCCTCGAGTGGGAGTTGCCGCCGGTCTCCTGGGAGACGCTGTGGATCATCCTGCCGTTCTCGCTGACGCTGGCCGGCGTGGGGCTGATCGAATCGCTGATGACCCTCGCCCTCATCGACGAGATCACCGAGACCCGCGGCCAGAGCAACCGGGAGTGCTTCGGTCAGGGGGCCTCGAACGTGGTCTGCGGCCTGTTCGGCGGGATGGGCGGCTGCGCCATGATCGGGCAGAGCCTCATCAACGTGAACAGCGGCGGTCGCGGCCGGCTCAGCGGAATTGTGGCCGCCGGCGCCCTGTTGGCCTTCGTGCTGTTTCTGGCCCCGTGGATTCAGATGATCCCGATGCCGGCCCTGGTCGGCGTGATGTTCATGGTGGTGATCGGCACGTTCGAGTGGGCCAGCCTGAAGATGTTCCGCCGCATGCCGACGATCGACGTCTTCGTGATGCTGCTGGTCGCCGGCTACACCGTCGTGATGCACGACCTCGCCAGCGCCGTGGTGCTGGGGGTGATCGTCTCCGCGTTGGCGTTCGCCTGGACACACGCCACGCACCTGGGGGCCGATATCAAACTGAACGAGCACGGCAGCAAGATTTATCAGCTGCACGGCCCGCTGTTCTTCGCGAGCGTCGCCTCCTTCAAAGAGCTGTTCAGCCCGCGGGAGGACCCGGACGACGTGGTCGTCGACTTCTACTACACCCGCGTCTACGACCAGTCCGGGCTGGAGGCGATCAATTCGCTCGCCGAAAAATACACGGCGCTGGGCAAACGGCTGCACCTCACGCATCTCTCCCCGGAATGCCGCAAACTACTGGACCGGGCCGGGGAGCTGGTCGAGGTGAACGTCAGCGAGGACCCGCAGTACCACGTGGCGACCGACCGGTTCAGCCGCCTCGGCAAGTAG
- a CDS encoding pirin family protein, which translates to MLTLRKAGDRGHFDHGWLDTFHTFSFAAYQNAQWTRFRSLRVLNEDRVSPDHGFGTHGHSEMEIVTVVVSGTLAHKDSAGGRGELPRGGVQAMSAGVGLTHSEFNPSKDEPVHFVQIWLLPDEPGGRPTYGDGRVEDADRTGLLLPLVTGTGQSARLAGSGPGLKIRADAAVLSGLLPAGTEVVHEFDAHNGEPRHGWVQVISGTVTVNGAHLTAGDGVGLTDEAVMHLTATEDAEVLAFDLA; encoded by the coding sequence ATGCTCACCCTCCGCAAAGCCGGCGACCGCGGTCATTTCGACCACGGCTGGCTCGACACCTTTCACACGTTCAGCTTCGCCGCATACCAGAACGCGCAGTGGACGCGGTTCCGCTCGCTGCGCGTGCTAAACGAGGACCGCGTCTCCCCGGACCACGGCTTCGGGACGCACGGCCACAGCGAGATGGAGATCGTCACCGTCGTCGTCTCCGGCACGCTGGCTCATAAGGACAGCGCCGGCGGCCGCGGCGAACTGCCCCGCGGCGGCGTGCAGGCGATGAGCGCCGGCGTCGGCCTGACGCACAGCGAGTTCAACCCGTCCAAGGACGAACCGGTCCACTTCGTGCAAATCTGGCTGCTGCCCGACGAGCCCGGCGGCCGGCCGACCTATGGCGACGGGCGGGTTGAAGACGCCGACCGCACCGGGCTTCTTCTGCCCCTCGTCACCGGCACGGGGCAGAGCGCCCGGCTGGCGGGGAGCGGGCCGGGACTAAAAATCCGGGCGGACGCCGCGGTCCTCAGCGGCCTGCTCCCCGCCGGAACTGAAGTGGTGCACGAGTTCGACGCCCACAACGGCGAACCGCGGCACGGGTGGGTGCAGGTGATTTCCGGCACCGTGACCGTCAACGGCGCCCACCTCACGGCCGGCGACGGCGTCGGCCTGACGGACGAAGCCGTGATGCACCTCACCGCCACCGAGGACGCCGAAGTGCTGGCGTTCGACCTCGCCTGA
- a CDS encoding CRTAC1 family protein: MTNSIRWAGLLALGGWGAAAASGAEPPFRFSDAGAAMGLSAWVEGIQGHGAAWGDADGDGRLDLYIGTFHSEGSPNMLLRNAGETFALVEQPALRISARTTGVVFADLDNDGDLDLYVASMPADADSGLSRRTGRTFAGCTLFRNEDKGRFTDISDGNAACPDAFGGRSAAVLDYDGDGLLDLLVGEDPLPGYNGSPTKSSRLFRNAGDLQFEDVSREAGLPEGVPGLGVAAADVNNDGWPDFFLAAHGGGNRLFLNDGRGTFRESPGSRETFAWPTAGGDNMVCGVAFGDVNRDGRLDVVLGQHYKRPWAEPVANRLYLNRGQDDGVPTFEDVTEQVGLIPLPMKAPHVEIQDFDNDGWPDVSTSIVKFADGRPHPIIFRHLGLQDGLPRFRADALGVNDFPTAEDQAVKRSGDLFEKILRERRIIYTAPGPTADYDGDGRLDMFLPNWFPSSPSMLLHNETEGGHWLDVRVEGEGNVNRQGIGSRVNVYSAGRLGDHAALLGSREIAVGYGYASGQPAVAHFGLGEIDRVDVEVVLPHGRGALNRTDAPADQAIVLKRGQ, translated from the coding sequence ATGACGAACTCGATCCGCTGGGCCGGACTGCTGGCGCTCGGGGGGTGGGGCGCCGCCGCGGCGTCCGGCGCCGAGCCGCCGTTTCGTTTCAGCGACGCCGGCGCCGCAATGGGTTTATCGGCGTGGGTGGAAGGGATCCAGGGCCACGGGGCCGCGTGGGGGGACGCCGACGGCGACGGCCGGTTGGACCTCTATATCGGCACGTTTCATTCCGAAGGCTCGCCCAACATGCTGCTGCGAAACGCGGGGGAGACGTTTGCGCTTGTCGAACAACCGGCCCTGCGGATCTCCGCTCGGACTACGGGCGTCGTCTTCGCCGACCTGGACAACGACGGCGACCTCGATCTGTACGTCGCCAGCATGCCCGCGGACGCGGACAGCGGATTGTCCAGGCGCACGGGCCGCACGTTCGCCGGCTGCACGCTGTTCCGCAACGAGGACAAAGGACGGTTCACCGACATTTCCGACGGCAACGCGGCCTGCCCCGACGCATTCGGCGGTCGCAGCGCCGCCGTGCTCGACTATGACGGCGACGGTTTGCTCGACCTGCTCGTCGGCGAGGACCCGCTGCCGGGATATAACGGCTCGCCGACGAAAAGTTCCCGGCTGTTCCGCAACGCGGGGGACCTTCAGTTCGAGGACGTCTCCCGCGAGGCGGGATTGCCCGAGGGAGTTCCCGGCCTCGGCGTTGCGGCCGCCGACGTCAATAACGACGGCTGGCCCGACTTTTTTCTGGCCGCCCACGGCGGCGGAAACCGCCTGTTCCTCAACGACGGCCGCGGCACGTTCCGCGAGTCGCCGGGCAGCCGCGAGACCTTCGCCTGGCCGACCGCCGGGGGCGATAACATGGTCTGCGGCGTGGCCTTCGGCGACGTGAACCGCGACGGGCGGCTCGATGTGGTCTTGGGCCAGCACTACAAGCGGCCCTGGGCAGAGCCGGTGGCGAACCGGCTCTATCTCAACCGCGGCCAGGACGACGGCGTGCCGACGTTTGAGGACGTGACCGAGCAGGTCGGTCTGATCCCGCTGCCGATGAAGGCGCCCCACGTCGAGATTCAGGACTTCGACAACGACGGCTGGCCGGACGTCTCGACCAGCATCGTTAAGTTCGCCGATGGTCGGCCCCACCCGATCATCTTCCGGCACCTCGGCCTGCAGGACGGACTGCCGCGATTCCGGGCGGATGCGTTGGGCGTGAACGACTTCCCCACTGCTGAGGATCAAGCCGTCAAAAGGAGCGGCGATCTGTTCGAGAAGATCCTCCGCGAACGCCGGATCATTTACACGGCGCCCGGTCCCACGGCGGACTACGACGGCGACGGCCGGCTCGACATGTTCCTGCCCAATTGGTTTCCCTCGTCGCCGTCGATGCTGTTGCACAACGAAACCGAAGGCGGCCATTGGCTGGACGTGCGCGTCGAGGGGGAGGGGAACGTCAATCGGCAGGGGATCGGCAGCCGCGTGAACGTGTATTCGGCAGGACGTCTGGGCGACCATGCGGCCCTACTCGGCAGCCGCGAGATCGCCGTCGGCTACGGCTACGCCTCCGGACAGCCGGCCGTCGCCCACTTTGGGCTCGGCGAAATCGACCGGGTGGACGTTGAAGTCGTCCTGCCGCACGGCCGCGGGGCGCTGAACCGCACGGACGCGCCCGCCGATCAGGCGATCGTGCTGAAGCGAGGCCAGTGA